A segment of the uncultured Desulfobulbus sp. genome:
AAAGAAGATGCCGCACCTGGGCAGACAGCCTTTTTAGGTGGACAACTTGCCGAAAGTCGAGTGGATCTGAACACGGCTATGGCGCTATATCGCCAGGCGGTGTCACAAGAGCCGGACAACCCAGAATTTTTACGGGCAGCAGGACTCATGGCCCGAAGCCAGTACCGATATAAAGAGGCGTTGCCGTGGCTTGAACGTTATTATCAGCTGCTGAAGGCGGATGAACAGGTAGAGCCGACAACCGTGGCCCTTGCTCAGCGGGAGGTGGCGTATACCTTTGTATTAAGCGGTAACTACCAAAAGGCAGGTCCATTATATAAGGAATCCATGACCGTGCTTGCACAGCAATTGGGACAAGATCATCCGGAAATGGCACTGAGCTGGCAACAAATCGGTGAGTTTCAGGAGACCATGGGTGAGTATGATAAGGCTGTCTCCCTCTACAAAAAAGCCCTGGCTATTTTAGAGAAGAAACGTGGTCCCGAACACCCGGCGCTGGCAGGAATTCTTCGAAAATTGGCTGCCCTTTGTGTTGAGTTAGAGCTTGAGCCTGAGGCGGTTCCCCTGTATGAACAGTTGGTTCGTATACAAGGAAAAGCCCTGCGGCCCACCCACCCGCAGTTGGCGATCAGTCTTAACGCCCTGGCGGAGGCCTATCGTCTGCAGGGGCGTTACGCTGAAGCCGAAACCTGCTATGTAAAAACACTGGCGATCAACGAAGAGCTGCACGGGAAAGAACATCCCAGTGTTGGCGCTATTTTACAGGAGCTGGCCAAGCTCTGTACAAGTCAGAAAAAATTGGAGGAAGCCCAGGCCTATCAGGATCGGGCATCGGCAATTTTTCAAAAGACTGTTGAGGCCATGGAGAAGCAGGAAGGCAAAGGGGAAGCTCTGACCTTGGAACTCTAGTTAAAGGGAATCTTGAATAATTGCTTTTTCTTCCAATCCTGGCGTCACGCTTAAAATTTTATCCTCGGAATATCATGCATATGCCTGCGGTAAAATTTTGCGCAATCCTTGGCCTTGATTGAAAAATCTAATTATTCAAGACACCCTAAAGGTTTTTTGCGCTATTGGCGTATTCATGTTATTCAAAGTACCCAAGAAGGTGGCAGTGAGCCCCGAGGTAAGTTTAATTTATGGATCTTGTCGATCTTATTCAGGAAAAGAGATTTCTTGGCCAGGAGTTTCTGGCCTGGCTGTGGTTTAAGTCGGAAGAGCGTGGCGGCAGCGTGGATGTTCCCGGTCGGGGAGATGTGCTGGTTATCTTTGAAAAGCACATGCTGCTTGAGTACGGCGAAGGCGAGGCCAGTGAAAAGGTGATCTGTCGTGGCCTGCAAACCGAGCTGCGCGAGGCACGTGCCGGTCTTAGTTTGGCCAAAAAACCAGAGCAGGCGCGTCTCCGTCTGGGGTATGGTGACTATGAGTTTGGGGTAACCTTATCTGCAGCGATCTTTGAGTTTCGTAACATCCGCCTGCCCAAGACGGTGGACTCTGCCGATGAAGGCAAGGATGCCGAGAGTGCAGAAGGACGCATTCTGGAGCGGATTGCACTCTTTGAGCAACTCACCGCGCTCGTTGGTGATCTCTTTCGCATGTTTATCAAAATCAGGGCCTCAAACCTCTGGAATGAGGAACTTGTTAAAATTCGTGCCTGGATAGAGTCAGGCACCCACCAGTGATACTATTTAACCGCATATAGACTATGGAATTTGAAACCGTGATCGGGCTGGAAATCCATGCCCAGATGAAAACCAAAAGCAAAATTTTCTGCGGCTGTTCCACCGAATTCGGCGCACCGCCCAACACGCATACCTGCCCGGTTTGTCTGGGAATGCCCGGATCTCTCCCGGTGCTCAACCGACAGGTGGTGGAGTCAGCGATTAAACTTGGCCTGGCCACGGAATCAACCATCAATCAGGAAAACCGGTTTGCCCGGAAAAATTATTTTTATCCGGATCTCCCCAAGGGCTACCAGATTTCCCAGTTCGAACTGCCTATCTGTGAGCATGGCCGTCTGGAGATCGAAGTTGAAGGCCAAGAACCTAAGGTCATTGGCATAACCCGTATTCATATGGAAGAAGATGCGGGCAAGTTGGTGCATGATGATCGTGAGCCCTACAGTTACGTCGATCTGAACCGGACTGGAACCCCTTTGTTGGAGATTGTCAGCGAGCCGGATATGCGTTCCCCCGAGGAGGCTGCGGCCTACCTGAAAAAACTGCATGCCATTGTCCGCTTCCTGGACATCTGTGATGGTAATATGCAGGAGGGAAGTTTCCGTTGCGATGCCAACATCTCTCTGCGCCCGGTCGGGCAGAAAGAATTTGGTACCCGGACTGAGCTCAAAAACATGAACTCCTTTCGCAACGTCCAGCTGGCCCTGGAGTACGAGGTGCGTCGTCAACGTGACCTGCTTCTGGAAGGAGGCGAGGTTATTCAGCAGACGCTGCTCTGGGA
Coding sequences within it:
- the gatB gene encoding Asp-tRNA(Asn)/Glu-tRNA(Gln) amidotransferase subunit GatB codes for the protein MEFETVIGLEIHAQMKTKSKIFCGCSTEFGAPPNTHTCPVCLGMPGSLPVLNRQVVESAIKLGLATESTINQENRFARKNYFYPDLPKGYQISQFELPICEHGRLEIEVEGQEPKVIGITRIHMEEDAGKLVHDDREPYSYVDLNRTGTPLLEIVSEPDMRSPEEAAAYLKKLHAIVRFLDICDGNMQEGSFRCDANISLRPVGQKEFGTRTELKNMNSFRNVQLALEYEVRRQRDLLLEGGEVIQQTLLWDADKGRTESMRGKEEAHDYRYFPDPDLIPVQVDDAWIERVHAALPELPEKRCLRFVRDFELSEYDAAILTGSRELADYFETAYRSCGNAKKLANFIGTELLRDYGAEQIAQCPVKPEQLATLLVMTDDGKISGKIAKTVFAEMLATGKDPEAIVQEKGLVQMSDAGELTGFVQEIIDANPEQVQQFREGKTKVIGFFVGQLMRKTKGQANPQMANELFQKALTE